Proteins from a genomic interval of Amycolatopsis sp. cg13:
- a CDS encoding DUF3017 domain-containing protein, with amino-acid sequence MAMTGQRQRGDRPWLVHVPFAVIMLLLAVAVVRALQYHWREGAALVGVALFVAGALRAVLPEERAGLLAIRGKAVDILTYGALCAAVLYISLSIAGGPLDTTS; translated from the coding sequence ATGGCGATGACCGGTCAACGGCAGCGCGGCGACCGTCCCTGGCTCGTCCACGTGCCGTTCGCGGTGATCATGCTGCTGCTGGCCGTGGCTGTGGTGCGGGCGTTGCAGTACCACTGGCGCGAGGGTGCGGCGCTGGTCGGCGTCGCCCTGTTCGTGGCCGGTGCGCTGCGCGCGGTGCTGCCGGAGGAGCGCGCCGGGCTGCTGGCGATTCGCGGCAAGGCCGTCGACATCCTCACCTACGGCGCGTTGTGCGCCGCGGTGCTCTACATCTCGCTGTCGATCGCCGGCGGCCCGCTCGACACCACGTCCTGA
- a CDS encoding bifunctional methylenetetrahydrofolate dehydrogenase/methenyltetrahydrofolate cyclohydrolase, whose translation MTAKILDGKATKNAIFAELRPRVAALAEKGITPGLGTVLVGDDPGSHSYVKMKHADSAKIGVNSIRRDLPADISQEKLEAVIDELNADPACHGYLVQLPLPKHLDANRVLERIDPEKDADGLAPISLGRLVLGEKGALPCTPYGIIELLKRHDVELNGAQVTVVGRGITVGRTLGLLLTRRSENSTVTLCHTGTRDLAAEVRRADIVIAAAGVPGIIKPDMVKPGAAVLDVGVSHVDGKLTGDVDPAVAEVAGWISPNPGGVGPMTRAMLVTNVVEAAERAAAR comes from the coding sequence GTGACGGCGAAGATTCTCGACGGCAAGGCCACGAAGAACGCCATTTTCGCAGAGCTGCGCCCGCGAGTGGCCGCGCTCGCGGAGAAGGGGATCACCCCTGGGCTGGGCACGGTGCTGGTCGGCGACGACCCCGGTTCCCACTCCTACGTGAAGATGAAGCACGCGGACAGCGCGAAGATCGGCGTCAACTCGATCCGCCGCGACCTGCCCGCGGACATCTCGCAGGAGAAGCTCGAGGCCGTCATCGACGAGCTGAACGCCGACCCGGCCTGCCACGGCTACCTCGTCCAGCTGCCGCTGCCGAAGCACCTCGACGCGAACCGCGTCCTGGAGCGCATCGATCCGGAGAAGGACGCCGACGGCCTCGCGCCGATCAGCCTCGGCCGGCTGGTGCTCGGCGAAAAGGGCGCGCTGCCCTGCACCCCGTACGGGATCATCGAGCTGCTCAAGCGGCACGACGTCGAGCTGAACGGCGCACAGGTCACTGTGGTCGGACGTGGCATCACCGTCGGCCGCACGCTCGGCCTGCTGCTCACGCGTCGCAGCGAAAACTCCACTGTCACGCTTTGCCACACCGGCACCCGTGACCTCGCGGCCGAGGTGCGCCGCGCGGACATCGTGATCGCCGCGGCGGGCGTGCCCGGGATCATCAAGCCGGACATGGTCAAACCCGGCGCGGCGGTGCTGGACGTCGGCGTTTCCCATGTGGACGGCAAGCTCACCGGCGACGTCGACCCTGCGGTCGCCGAGGTGGCCGGCTGGATCTCGCCGAACCCCGGCGGCGTCGGCCCGATGACGCGGGCGATGCTGGTCACCAACGTCGTCGAGGCCGCGGAACGCGCGGCCGCCCGCTGA